Genomic window (Scleropages formosus chromosome 16, fSclFor1.1, whole genome shotgun sequence):
CGCCAACCCCATGGCTAGTGCCAGAGTGACAGCAGCCGGACTCTGTCTCGCTCCTCGATTCCCCTGGCGCCAAGCTGCGCACCTGGACAGTCGCTGACACTGTGTGACACTGATGTGTCTGCAGGCCTGAGGCTCTCTTCAAGCCAGCATGACATCCAGAAGATTAATATGGGCAGCAAGAAGCACaccggttagagctgctaccttccaCTCGAGGGACCCGAGTTTGAAtccgacctcctgctgcagtacccttgagcaaggtacttaccctaaaattgatctagtaaaaattacccagctgtataaatgggtgaatcgttgtaagtcactttggagaaatgcatcaagctgaataaacataaattaatCTATTTTTGATGAACATACGTGCCCTGATCACCTGCTAAATGCAAGATAGCCGAGAGTAAGCTTCACCAAGAACCTGTGAAGTGCTAAATCCAACAGCACTGTATTCACACCATCATTTTAATGGGCGGCTTTAGTGTTGGCGTTGCGGACGAATATCAATTTGCAATTTACGTAACGCGCTTCGAGCCGACTGCACCTTCATGTCACAAAGTCTCGGGCGGAGCCTCCGTACCTCTCACACCTCCATCCGTCAGTCCCCCCCAAGGAACTCCATTCATTCCATCCCGAACCCTAGCGATGCTCCTTCCCAGGCATCTTCAccctcaccccacccctccTGCCAGGTCTGATGAAAGCAAAGACCCTACACCCATCACCGATATCAATTCATAATGActcatttaaaacattacataaCCCACATGGGGCTGGAGAAATAGAGCATGCCACATCATTGACACCAACTCCAAATGCCTTCCAAGGCTCAGTGCGCTACGGTACAGATGAAAGGAACATGGAGAGGGTAGCGACCCAAAGCAGGCATGACGGAAGAGGTGGGCACGCCTAACTCAGCGCCTGGTGCGCGGCGCACTCCTGTCCATGGTAATTAGCCATGATCTCCAGCGCACACGTGGTCTGCATTACAACATCACCCACTGGCGCTGGACCCAGAcggtgactgagtgagtgaggtGCAGGAGGTGCCCACCCTGGCTTGGCATCAACCCGGAGCCCCATGCGCGGGCAGAGGAAGCCACGCGGGGAGGCTCCCatacagatgatgatgatgatgatgatgatgatggtggtccAGGCGCAGCAAAAAGCGAGCATCCTGACCGTAAACAAAAACCCCGAGATCAGAAGGCGAACGGACGCGCTCGAGGTCTCATCTCATCATGAGCGCGACCCGCCCTGCCGCCCATCCCGAAAAAGGAGCACCTGCCTGCGGAGGCGCGCGAGGCAGCGGGTCACACTTCAACGCGAGTGGAAAGGGACGCCTTACCCATGAGGATGATGACGGCGATGAGGGCGATGCTCGGATCGGTGGGTCTGCACAGCGCAGCGCACGCAGCTCGCCCGCCTTCCTTGCCTCTCCTGCTGGATGCAACAGGAATTTGGAGCCAAGCGGTTACCCTGGTAAAGGTGGTAAAGGCCCCTTGACCAGGACCACCCAGTCCGGCAAATAAATATGATGATGGAGGATCGCACTTAGTTGAGGGTCCGGACCAAGAGTCCAGATGACACTTTGCAATCTCGCTCGGGTACCTCTCACAGCTAAGGACGCCGGAATAGGACAGCACAGCTAGGATGCTCGAGGATGCTCGACTTTCACGCATACAGATGAGTCCATCTAAACTGGTGAACTGTGATGCTCGCTCACTCCCCTCGACTCCCACTCCGGCTCGATCGAAGACTCAGGGCGCTACCAGACACCAGCTTTCGTCCCGCCCCTGACTTGCACCCGATTGGCCAGTGGTCTGAGTTGAAAGCGTTTTCTCCTTTTCGATTGGTTGATGGCGTTTTCAATCAGTCACGCCACGCCCTGTTTGGGTGTTCGGTAGTAATGTGCGCTCTGGAAGATTGACTCCGATAGATCCTTGCTAGAGACACCACAATATTAACACCTGACTTTCCTTAGGattgttaaaagtaaaataaagggTCTAGCAGTATGTTATTCTTTGTATAATTTGTCGTTAGAAACCAACACCTAATTATACAAATCGATAAATCTCGGTAATGAGTTGCTTATGTAACACTGCAAGTAACacataaataaaggttaatgatATAGAGAAATAGGTGGAAATCTTCTGCATGATGGTGCATATTTCCTGTTTAATAGGCATAATTATTCAAACAAACGGTCCAAACTGCTGCCTCCTGCTTATTCCCTTGGCAGTGTTCCTGATTAGAGGACTTCActgataatttattttattgaccaCCTAGGAGATGGGTTTCAGTAACAGCGACTGATTTGCCCCAagtacttatttacatttattgttttttttttttattttgctttgtgcAATGTGTCTTACAGTGTTATGCTTGAAATCTGATTACAAtgttttatcaatttatacagcagggtatttttactgtagcaattcagggtatgtaccatgatcaagggtactatggcaggagTGGGGTACAAGCCAGACACCTACATACTGCAAAGTGACAGTCTTGATCACTCACTACCCATCCGGGGGCCTGTATTTTCTCAAGATCAAAAATCAAGGAAACAGCCCTAAAGAATGTTCTCAAATCCTACAATACTTTATCTGCACAGTAGGATAAATGATGGAACCATGTAAGAATGTTtggtatttgtgtgtgtctgatccTGACGTCCATCAATAATGGCACCTTCTGGGATTATTTCttcagcagcagtagcagcactCTGGTTGTCTGGCTTAAATCCATGCATATAAATGACTTGAAGCCTCTTCCACAAATGAGGCTTTTCTTTATGGGTTTTGCATTGCATAAATCACGTGGAAAAGgaagcaaagtgtttttttttatcatgaatggctaaattaaaaaatctgaTTATTGTTCAGAGTGTTGCGAGTCCTGTTAATATGTCACCGAAGTTTTGTATCTGTGCCACAGTATTGTATTTGGTAcgtgtgttaaatgcatttagATATGGAAGGATGAAACTGATTTGCACTTGAAACTGAgtatttcaatttcagttcataTTTGAAAAGGCATTAATTTTTATgggaaaattattatttcttaaaaagcCAAAATACTGCGATGGCTTAATCCTTTTTCAGTTCTAGTTTGCTTGAAACCAGAGACCCCTTTCTTCTAGTGTATCGCGTTTATCAAATCTCGTCTCTAAACCCATTTCCAGAGAGCTCGCGGCATCTATTTCTGCTCTTATCGCCAAATAGGAAGAATAGCTTTGGAACTTCAGAACAGTCTGGTTCTTGTTCAGCAGCTTCATTGTTCACGTTTTTATGGCCGACTCCCTTCATTCTGTTTTCCGACATCCTGAAAAGAGTTCTCATCCTGTCCACAGCAAACTTGTATTAATGGACTGACAGTACCTGAAATATTGAGCAacatttgtttcagtgtttattattattataattaataaaaaatacagtgagaaaATTCTACATGCATTAGGAAAGTGGAACCAGTAACTGATATTTATGGTTTTTTAGTAATACATACAAATCAATGTATGGAAGGCATTAAAAGTAAggtagaaaatataatttataaagcCCTTCCTCAAACCAAGGCCACTAGCCCCACAGACACAGcatgccatctagtgggaaaatTGGAAAGACCCTCAGAAGAATTTGTGTAATATGATAAAACTAATGGTCTGCAGTTCTTaaggttaaaatatttatgggTTCTATTAGGTATAAAAATTCAGAAGGCACAACACAAAGTTCACTATTTGGCTCGGCCGTTTCGCTATTTCTTCCCCTCTGCCAGACAAGTGGTGCTGTTCACAATGACAGACATTGCAAACAAATGGCTTGCGCTCTGAGGATGGATTCTAAACAGACGTTCAGTTCAGATAAACAAGGAGCAAGTGTGCATCTGAGCTCACGGAAGGCGCTCCCTCGATGAGCCGTGAATTAAAGGGAGGGAGGGCGGGGTTTGGGATGCAACCTGGGACCGAGAGCGCGCCTGGCTGCAGGGTACCCCAGGAGAATGGGATGCTTTGCACCCTCCCACAGCAGATGGGTATCCCTGTCATCTGGGCGAGCAGAGCCGGAACGGCATCGGGAGATGGAACAGAAGGCTGCAAGATTCTCCAGCCTGAAGATTTCCCTCAAAAAGAGCCAATGTCTCATTGCCACTGTTGTAGCTGTTATTTTAGGTGAGCGCTACCTGCTCAACTCTCTCACTGTCTGTTATCTGTGTGTCTCTACGGTGTGATGGTAACAGTATATCTGAACTCTCTTTATATTAGCACATGTATTATCTATGGATCAGTCAAGGGtgtaaaacagtatttttttaaactcataaTGTAATCAACTAGTCTGCTGTGCCCTACAGTAAGGTGAGTTCACTTTATAAAAACTTTCAGACAAAGTGTCTTAGGTTATAACCCTGGCTGTTGCTGGTTTGCATAGTACAATACCGTGAATCATGTTCACACTGTTCCAGGTTACAGACTATTAAAACTGTTAGGAATGCCTGCTGATTATGATTCACGGTTTGATGTCACCCGGGCCGAAATTTCTATTCCAGCTCCTCTGTTTTATGATTCGGTATCATTGTGCAATTgcacaaaagcacatttatggGTCTGGACGTATCCAGCTCGCTTTATTATCTCTCTGCTGTCTCTCCCACACCCTGCTGGGTTCAGCTTCAAGGCCAAAGGCTCTTGTTTAAATAGCGTCAAAGTACTTCAACTCCAGCGTTGGGTTTTCACAACACAAAGTGCACTCATGGCTGTTTGAAACGAGTGCTGTGACAGTGAACGGAGGACAAAGGTGCTGCGATGTATGCACTTCCAAAGGTTCGAAGAGAATGGAAGATGCAAAGGGAGGACTGCTGCACTGGAAACAGAGTGTTTTCAGCTCTCCGCAGTGCTGACACACTCCTCCTCACCCCATATCTCTCCCAGGGACTGTACTGGGAGTACTGGTGCGAGAATACAGCTCCTTGTCCCGGGTTCACAAGCACTACTTTGGCTTCCCGGGAGAGCTCCTGATGCGGATGCTCAAGTTGATCGTTCTGCCGCTTATCGTTTCCAGCATCATAACAGGTCGGTAAAAACGGCAGAGCAAGCGGCCAGCGCAGAAAATGTATATACCGGTGACAtcaatgcacaaaacacacatacacatcatctgaaactgcttgtcccatacgggggtcacgtggagccggagcctaacttgggaacacagggcaaaaggctggagggggaggggacacacctaggatgggatgccagtccatcacaaggcaccccaagtgggactcaaaccccagacccaccagagagcaggacctggtccaatccactgcaccaccacaccccctggtaCAAAACACCCTTTACTTATTTGTGTTTCACGGTTGAACATCCCTGACTCATCTGGATGTTTTTCTGGCTCATGTTGTCTAAACTACTGCAACAAGGACTAAAAGCCACAGCAACCTCCTCTAAATATTACCTTGTGCagtatatgcatacatatataaaattacgtaaagggaaaaaaagtgacatttgtgCTTAGCTTTACTGAGAATGAGCCCTTTTATCATGCAGGCCACTTATAAATGTTATTTGATCACCTGCTTTGGCTGTTTCTGCAGGCGTGGCAGCCCTGAATTCGGACATGTCTGGACGCATTGGTTTACGTGTGGTAATATACTATCTGTCAACAACTGTCATCGCTGCATCCCTGGGTAAGCTATACCATAGTATTTCACCCACCGGACCATTCtgttaaatatacacacacagtttcctgATCCTCTGATTAGgattaaaagtgaaattttgtCCCCATAATTTTGATAGCAACTAAaagaaggtaaaataaaatttttgtgaaatgagATGGGGGGGATGTTTCCAGGGATTATATTAGTGATAGCAGTCAAGCCTGGAGTCTCCCCTGGTGCTGACAGCACTCACTGGACTGGGTTGACAGCAGACATCTCCACACTGGATACCATGCTGGACCTTCTCAGGTGACATCCCCGTCAGTCTACTTTCCTTTCCGCTCAGCCTCCGTGCAGCacttaaaatacatacatactacATTTGTTTGATGAAACTGTAATAAGTGTCCCACTTGCTGGCACAAATGCAGCAGCTATTTAAGATGCAGGGTCTGGGGAGGCTTGGTTATTTATAATACCTTCAAAGTAAAGtctaaaatttaaaagattCAACAGGAAGATTATGGCTGTTGAGAAACTAGTTCagatttttactgtaatgtatAGGAAGCTGAAATGTACCAACATTTTGAATTGACAGCATCATCAAGCTGGTAGAATGAACAACTGAAATATAACAACACAGATTTATGTAGATAGTGGGTTTTCCAGCTTTACTGATTAGCTAAGTGGCTTGCAAGTATCGTCTTTACGTAATGTTACTGACAATCTCCTtctattttcccattttcttttGAGATTTATGTGGACAGACACGTGCAAGAAATTTTGTGAAtgcatgtgggtgtgtgtgaaaagaGGTAGAAAGGCAGTGTGTCAATGAAAATAAGAGCGAGCAGAAACCAATTTCACCTACAGTATTctttatgcaaatataaatattatcaaTAATTATACTGACATTagttattttatattgttcttcatttttttaaattactactattacttctaataataataataataataataatgataataataataataatgtcatcaTCATTTCTGACTAAGTTGCAGACAAAATCGCAAAAAATTCAGCGTTTCAGGTTCGGTCAGACATACAGCTGAACAATGTCCTTACTGTAATATTACCCCATTACTGAGTTACCAACACAACGTTAATTAGGTTACTTTTAAACTGGCAGTTATTAGCGTTGAATTTTGGTAGAGGAATTGGTGCCAAAAAAAGACACTCCTACAAAATGTGTAAAGGACATTTTTCTTCGCTTTTGTTCTCACCTGCAGGAATATGATTCCTGAGAACCTAGTTCAGGCCTGCTTTGAACAGGTATGCTGCGATACTCTAGCGTGGCTCAATGAGTAATTATCCCCTAAAGTGGACCACTGCTTCTGAAACTAATCTGGCTTGATTGAAGATGTCATGATCTTCAAATGGTTCATCTGTAAAGTTCAAGCTATTCTGGAATCCAGGGTTGGGGTGTCTGTTAAACATATTTATGATGCACTAGTATAATTTCACTTTCTTTGCCTTCAATTTCAGTACAAGacacaaaggaaaggaagaacTCCTCTGAGTGCACCTGACTCTAACTtggcacacacagctgtgcccATCTCCATAACAACGCTCTCCCCACAGGTCCAGCCCTATTTTCCACACTGGAAGTCGGAGAGCTTCATACGAGCATTTGTTGTGTGTTTAAAGAAGGCGAGAATGCTAACACATGGATATGTGTTTCTAGCACAAAGACCTCTTGTTTTTCAAATGCACGTAATGTAACTTTGATTGCAGTTAATACACTCAAGGTCATTACACAAACATGGCAGTGATTTTACCTGCCGTTTTCATGTAGAAATAAATGTTGAGTTCAAGGTATCGCTTCCTATTTCcatgtttcatttcagaatATGACCAAAGAGGACATATTAATGGGGTCATACTCTGATGGGGTCAATATTTTGGGCCTCATTGTCTTCTGCCTGGTCTTCGGACTGATCATCGGACAGATGGGAGAGAAAGGGCGGATTCTGGTGGAGTTCTTTGATGCTTTAAATGAAGCCACCATGAAAATAGTTCAGATCATCATGTGGTGAGAGCTTTGGTCTTTCTCCCAGAGGTTTTCTGGTATCAACCTCCAAAGAATGGATATAAATAAAAGGATTTGCACAGTTAAATCTAACTAGacaaacattaaatttacaGATTATTTGACAAAGATGTCAGTGAATTTAGGCCATGAGAGCACATCCTACTCTGCGTGAACAAAGTCTCAAAAGGATGCTCAAGGGTTAGCTgatagggtagtggttagagctgctgcctttcaagtTGAAGGTTATCAGTTTGAACCTCACCTTGTCTGGGATCCCTTGGGCAAGGTCCTTActctaaactgttccagtaaagttacccagctgtattgaTAGGTACACAGTTgtagaaaagtgtgagataaaaaATGCTATGATTAGcatgtgattttttaaattttattctttctcattttttagGTACATGCCTTTTGGGATACTGTTCCTCATTGCTGCCAGAATCTTGGAGGTGCAGGACTGGGGAATCTTCCGGAAGCTGGGGATCTTCATTGTGACTGTACTGAGTGGGTGAGCTGCAAGCTGCCTACACTACCAAAACGATCTTGTCATTTCCCCCAGAGGTCACTGACCCCAAATGTCCTCACGTTTAATTGTCATCTGCTATTGTTATGCAGAACACAATAAGAGAGAAAAAttaagagtgagagagagagagagagagagacaaacaaGACTAAATTTCACAAATTGAAAATTGCCAAAATTGCATTATTACAGGTCACCGGTGTCTTTTTCATTATTGATCACTGTGGGCCCCTGAGTGcattgtattttactttttcatataTCCAGTGTCACTCTTCCTCCACATTTACACATCCTCATGCTGCACATGACCAGTTCTGTCACAGTTGATCTCTGCCTGATTGCTGCACTTGTCATATGCCTCTGAAGTCATAAGGATGTAAGACGATGAAATTTAAAGAAGACTAAAATCTTTTGGTGATAGTGGTTGGGTGATGGGAGGTGCAGTGATGCGGTGGCATGGAAGGTTTGaccacgtcctgctctctggggtggtctggggttcgagtcctgcttggggtgccctgcgacagactggcatcctgtcctatcctgggtgtgtcccctcccccttcagccttgcaccctgtgttgccaggttaggctctggtttgccccaACCCTGCtttgaacaagtggtttcagacagcttGTGTGGTTTGGTGATACTGTAACTGATGGCTGGGTAAACTCATATAATGTAaagagttttctttttattcaccTCTAGACTAGCAGTCCACTCAACCATCCTTCTTCCTCTACTGTATGTGGCTGTCGTGAGAAAGAATCCCTTCACTTTTGCATGGGGAATGGCAGAGGCCCTAATGACAGCCTTTGTGATCTCCTCCAGGTACAGTACAGGCTGACACCTGCAATGGGAAAAGAGTAGCTAGTAGAATGTGAAGACACAAAGCTTTCCAGCCAAGGGTATCCTTTCCAGGAGAACCCCAAAAGATTTTTCTTTGCTAGAGGGTGGACAACCCCCGATTAAATCTACGTTTTATGAAGATTTTGTGAAATGAAGAACGCACCAAACCTGGTAGGACCTGAGTCTTAGGAGGCCTCAAAATAAAGGCCTCTGGGACAAAAATTCAACCCCCTTGCCTTTTTTACGTGCAGCTCGGCCACGCTGCCCGTGACCTTCCGATGTGCGGAGGAGAACAATAGGATTGACAAGAGGATCACGCGCTTCATGCTGCCAGTGGGAGCCACCGTCAACATGGACGGCACAGCCCTTTATGAAGGCGTGGCAGCCGTATTCGTTGCTCAGCTGAACAATAATTCCCTGGATATAGGCCAGATTGTTACCATCAGGTATGCTAGCCAGCTCTTACGTGATGCTCAGTCTGCTTTATCTATCATTTTAAAGATAGGGAGAAGTAACCCAGCATAAGAATGTTAATACAGAGACAATGTAAAATTGTCCCGTGGCCTTTAGGAGTGAGTTGAATGTTAATATCAGTATTAAAACGTGTCTTCTGAAAGTacatgctgctgctgtcattttCCCATAATCCTCCAGTCATAGGAACTCAAGAGTACGAAGCTATGTCTTCATAAAATCTGACCTGGATCATGATTATGATGAAGGTGTGAGAATCTTACTGAGCTGTATCTTCAGCTTAACAGCGACCCTGGGCAgcattggggcagcaggtatcCCCAGCGCGGGCGCAGTGACCACCGTACTCGTCCTGTCTGCTGTGGGCTTGCCAGTGCACGATATCCCCCTCCTCATTGCAGTGGACTGGCTTTTGTGAGTACCTCCCTCAACCCTTTTTGTTTCTCATTATAGTGTACCAGAGATATTTGAGCAGCCATTGTAGTAAAAGTAGTACTGATTCGCAGTTACACCCAAGTACTGTGACACCTGCcagacaaaaagaaatgatATAATGTTATG
Coding sequences:
- the LOC108925698 gene encoding excitatory amino acid transporter 3-like → MEQKAARFSSLKISLKKSQCLIATVVAVILGTVLGVLVREYSSLSRVHKHYFGFPGELLMRMLKLIVLPLIVSSIITGVAALNSDMSGRIGLRVVIYYLSTTVIAASLGIILVIAVKPGVSPGADSTHWTGLTADISTLDTMLDLLRNMIPENLVQACFEQYKTQRKGRTPLSAPDSNLAHTAVPISITTLSPQNMTKEDILMGSYSDGVNILGLIVFCLVFGLIIGQMGEKGRILVEFFDALNEATMKIVQIIMWYMPFGILFLIAARILEVQDWGIFRKLGIFIVTVLSGLAVHSTILLPLLYVAVVRKNPFTFAWGMAEALMTAFVISSSSATLPVTFRCAEENNRIDKRITRFMLPVGATVNMDGTALYEGVAAVFVAQLNNNSLDIGQIVTISLTATLGSIGAAGIPSAGAVTTVLVLSAVGLPVHDIPLLIAVDWLLDRFRTMVNVLGDAFGAGIVQKLCEKELVRTVTVRELDAASSLSLETTLGAGDFEENSYVRGIFTDDNNDSELFSSSQC